One Hallerella porci DNA window includes the following coding sequences:
- the trmFO gene encoding methylenetetrahydrofolate--tRNA-(uracil(54)-C(5))-methyltransferase (FADH(2)-oxidizing) TrmFO, with translation MQVRVIGGGLAGCEAALQLASRGFEVELYEMRPNRMTPAHRDGSLAQLVCSNSLKGMEPTSAHGLLKRELRMLGSFLLQSADEARVPAGESLTVNREIFSRSVEKAIASAERIHLHREEVTSLDGDLPTIVAAGPLASDALADDIFAKLGGERLHFFDAIAPVIETDSIDMDHAFYMNRWEKGDSADFINCPLDKETYDEFVCRLREAESVEPRPFEKKELFEGCLPVEEMARRGENTLRFGPMRPVGLGLGNNGHKWYAVIQLRAENKEKTLFNMVGFQTRLHYGTQKEIFTLVPALKNARFARLGAMHRNTFIESPKLLDETLRLKSEVETAHHLPPTWFAGQITGAEGYTEAIATGWYAAWNLANTLLHGKTDELPPESCIRSLLHQLVSPNEDFQPMNFNFGLLPHKQDYKKKEKKKLLAEQEELAVREWIASRRPFAT, from the coding sequence ATGCAAGTGCGTGTGATTGGCGGCGGTCTTGCGGGCTGTGAAGCAGCTTTGCAATTAGCATCCCGCGGGTTTGAAGTCGAACTTTACGAGATGCGTCCGAATCGCATGACGCCAGCGCACCGCGACGGAAGCCTTGCGCAGTTGGTTTGCTCGAATAGTTTAAAAGGCATGGAACCGACATCGGCTCACGGCCTTTTGAAACGGGAACTTCGGATGCTCGGCAGTTTTCTTTTGCAATCTGCAGACGAAGCCCGCGTCCCGGCAGGCGAATCGCTGACGGTAAACCGTGAAATTTTTAGCCGTTCTGTGGAAAAAGCAATCGCGTCCGCAGAACGTATTCATTTACATCGCGAAGAAGTCACTTCTTTAGACGGAGATTTGCCGACGATAGTTGCGGCGGGTCCACTCGCAAGTGATGCTTTAGCCGATGATATTTTTGCAAAGCTCGGCGGCGAACGTCTCCATTTTTTTGATGCAATTGCTCCGGTCATCGAAACCGATTCCATCGATATGGATCACGCGTTTTACATGAACCGTTGGGAAAAGGGCGATTCCGCAGACTTTATTAACTGCCCGCTCGACAAAGAAACTTACGATGAATTTGTGTGTCGCCTTCGCGAAGCGGAATCGGTAGAACCGCGTCCGTTCGAAAAGAAGGAATTATTCGAAGGCTGCCTTCCCGTCGAAGAGATGGCGCGCCGCGGCGAAAATACGCTGCGTTTCGGGCCGATGCGTCCGGTGGGACTCGGACTCGGGAACAATGGGCACAAATGGTATGCGGTCATTCAACTGCGCGCAGAAAACAAAGAAAAGACTTTGTTCAATATGGTCGGATTCCAGACGCGTTTGCATTACGGCACCCAAAAAGAAATTTTCACACTCGTTCCTGCGTTGAAGAATGCGCGCTTTGCGCGGTTGGGAGCAATGCACCGCAACACTTTCATCGAAAGCCCAAAACTTTTGGACGAAACTCTCCGGCTCAAATCCGAAGTGGAAACGGCGCATCATTTGCCGCCGACTTGGTTTGCGGGGCAAATTACCGGTGCCGAGGGCTATACCGAAGCGATTGCGACCGGATGGTATGCGGCGTGGAATTTGGCGAATACGCTTTTACACGGAAAGACCGACGAACTTCCGCCCGAAAGCTGTATCCGTTCTTTGCTTCATCAGTTGGTGAGCCCGAACGAAGATTTTCAGCCGATGAATTTTAACTTCGGCCTTTTGCCGCATAAACAAGATTACAAGAAGAAAGAAAAGAAAAAGCTCCTCGCAGAACAGGAGGAGCTTGCCGTTAGGGAATGGATTGCTAGTCGCAGACCTTTTGCAACTTAA
- a CDS encoding IMP cyclohydrolase, which yields MSEELNLKFVDPQPLRYGENSHQSAVFYRDPTCNEASLATAKQLHGKELSYNNIVDADAALEMAREFSDSNAIVIVKHMNPCGLATGETLLEAMEAAWAGDPVSAFGSVIASTRKVDLKTAEFLKGKFVEILLAPAFDDDALEFLKNKSKDIRLLEVGKIEKAKTCKVYKHVIGGMLVQDRDVGTYEKFECVTKAQFPKNKEELARFTWLVTKHTKSNAIVMGYEYKPGYFQVLGLGPGQPNRIDSNLRLCQPRVRDNVARMPEAKKFFDENGKLVDANGLKALETKIFGEVVMGSDAFFPFPDNVEAAHDAGVRYIVQPGGSKKDDLSIESADKFGIAMVFTGMRHFRH from the coding sequence AATTTGTGGATCCGCAGCCTCTTCGCTACGGTGAAAATTCTCACCAGTCTGCGGTTTTCTATCGCGACCCGACCTGCAATGAAGCAAGCCTTGCAACAGCAAAGCAACTTCATGGGAAGGAACTTTCGTATAACAACATCGTCGATGCGGATGCTGCGCTCGAAATGGCTCGCGAATTTAGCGATTCAAATGCAATCGTCATCGTGAAGCACATGAATCCGTGCGGACTTGCGACAGGCGAAACTCTTTTAGAAGCGATGGAAGCGGCTTGGGCGGGCGATCCGGTCTCGGCTTTCGGTTCGGTTATCGCTTCGACTCGCAAAGTGGATTTGAAGACGGCAGAATTTTTGAAGGGAAAATTTGTCGAAATTCTTCTCGCTCCGGCTTTTGACGATGACGCTTTGGAATTTTTGAAGAACAAGTCCAAAGATATTCGTTTGCTCGAAGTCGGCAAAATTGAAAAGGCGAAGACTTGCAAAGTTTATAAGCACGTCATCGGCGGAATGCTCGTTCAAGACCGCGATGTGGGCACTTACGAAAAATTCGAATGCGTTACCAAGGCGCAATTCCCGAAGAACAAAGAAGAATTGGCTCGCTTTACTTGGCTCGTGACAAAGCACACCAAGTCGAACGCTATCGTGATGGGTTACGAATACAAGCCGGGATATTTCCAAGTTCTCGGTCTTGGACCGGGACAGCCGAACCGCATCGATAGTAACTTGCGCCTTTGCCAGCCGCGCGTTCGCGATAACGTTGCCCGCATGCCCGAAGCCAAGAAGTTCTTTGACGAAAACGGCAAACTCGTGGATGCAAACGGTTTGAAGGCTCTCGAAACGAAAATTTTCGGCGAAGTCGTCATGGGTTCCGATGCATTCTTCCCGTTCCCCGATAACGTCGAAGCGGCTCACGATGCTGGCGTTCGCTATATCGTTCAACCGGGCGGTTCGAAGAAAGATGATCTTTCGATTGAATCCGCAGATAAATTCGGCATTGCGATGGTCTTCACCGGAATGCGTCACTTCCGTCACTAA